TTTGTCTTTTAGAATAACCTCAACTCTTTCGGTTTCCAATTGATCGAAGACATGCACCTTAAGTCAAAGAACAAATATATTATTACAACTAACAGATTAATAggatttctctttcttctccctTATAAGGAAATTGGTGTTTATGATCATCAAAATCAGATGCGTTTCATCTTCACATtcatacactatatatattagcaGATAGTCCCAGTAATTAGGTGACAAATAGACCAAAGGTAAAGAAAAATGACATGTCTTCtgaaatttatgataaattGCATGTGAGTTTATGATTCCTGCTAGAAAATGGAAAATAGATCTAGAGTAACAATAAAAGTATCAATGGGGTCGATGCATACATAGCTCCCACGAAAATCTTCAGAGTATTACAAGTTTTTACtaaaaattttcttacaaactcATGCGATcgataatttatattttatgaaactGAGTACAATGTGAATTAACACTCCAATCCAATATTGGAAAGATGAAAAACTCACTTAGAGTGAATATATTATAAACGTACTAATGAgtattaagtctcacattgattTTTTACTATGTGAGACTGAACTTTTTAAGTGATTCTTGGAAGCTTCAATTATAACTTGACTAATTGTTTTGGAGTAATAATGTAGATGTGTCTAACTCTTTCGTTGAATTGTTACACTTGCCAAAGTATTTTACATTTTTAGTGGTGAACATGGATTGATATTTTgatattaccaaaaaaaaaaaaactgtaagaTTCATGTGTACATCTCATGCCAGAACCAACCAAAACTGTGAATTTTGGAACCTCATTTCAAACATAATCGTAGACAAACCAGTAGTGGTCCCAATGAAATGGCAATAATTAAAATCTTGTTGCTAATTAACAGAGTGTCAATAACTGTAAACATTAGTACGTACTTGCAAACATTAGCATTAGTAATTAACGATTATTATATTGTTGATTAAAATCAGGTAGTTGCCCACAAGCTCTCTACAGTTCGAAATGCAGACCTCATAGCAGTCGTTGGTGGCGGTTGCATAATCGAAATAGGTTCACATAACGACCTGATCAACCAAAAAAACGGTCACTATGCCAAACTAGCAAAACTACAGAGACAATTCAGCTGCGATGGCCAAGACCAAAGCTCTGAAGTACGTGTTTCTTCGGTCGCAAGAAGCAGCTCTAGCCGGCTTAGCACCGCAAGATCAAGCCCGCTTTTCTCAAAATCACCCTTCACTGTCGATAACCTACCACCTCCGGTGGTATCTCACCCCACGCCTTCATTTTTCCGGCTTCTCTCTTTGAATACTCCAGAATGGAAGCAAGCTCTTATTGGAAGCCTATCGGCTATAGCTTTTGGGGCGGTCCAACCCGTGTATGCCTTAACCATTGGAGGCATGATAGCGGCTTTCTTTGCCGAAAGCCACGAAGAAATGCGTGCCAGAATCCGCACATATTCCCTCATTTTCTCTTCACTTACCTTGGTATCCATCACAATGAACCTCTTGCAGCACTACAATTTCGCTTATATGGGAGAGAGGCTAACGAAGAGAATACGGCTGAGAATGCTCGAGAAGATATTGACTTTTGAAACGGCGTGGTTCgatgaagaacaaaactccaGCGGTGCCTTGTGTTCAAGATTGAGCAACGAGGCTTCCATGGTTAAATCCCTTGTCGCGGACAGAGTTTCTTTAATCGTCCAAACCACTTCGGCGGTGACCATTGCAATGATCATGGGACTTGTTGTCGCCTGGAAACTAGCACTTGTCATGATTGCGGTTCAGCCACTCACAATTCTATGCTTTTATACGCGTAAAGTTTTGCTCTCTAGCAGTTCAACCAATTTTGTTAAGGCCCAAAATCAAAGTACTCAAATTGCCGTGGAAGCAGTGTATAATCACAGAATTGTGACTTCGTTCGGAAGCGTAGGAAAGGTTCTTCAACTGTTTGATGAGGCTCAGGAAGCGCCAAGGAAGGAGGCTAGGAAGAAGTCATGGCTAGCCGGGATTGGCATGGGGTCGGCTCAGTGCCTAACATTCATGTCATGGGCTTTGGATTTTTGGTACGGCGGTACGCTAgtggaaaagagagagatagcGGCCGGCGATGTGTTCAAGACATTTTTCATATTGGTGAGCACCGGGAAGGTTATAGCCGATGCTGGGAGCATGACATCTGATTTAGCCAAGGGCGCCACCGCAGTTGCATCGGTGTTCAAGATTCTTGACCGGCAATCACTCATTCCAGGGTCTTATATTGTAAGTAACTTGTTAGAGTAATTTAGTAACTCCTGCACAACTATCATATATAACTGAACGATGTAGAATTACAAATCAGTCATTGAATCaatactttaatttattttgtttttagtgctGATTGATTTAAGACTGATTTTTGCTACTACGTCATCCAGTTATTTGACAGTACTTATacaatagtctactaaatatatagcattgtgggaaaacttcacttaccacccctgatatttcatcacttttgtaatcatacccgccataaactttaaaaagtatcgatcaatttagtgtatctatcttttattttttatttttttcaatttcatatttacatagatttttttttttttttttcgttaaatcctaaggAAGGGTgttaaaattcctaaaatacccatctttttttctttttttttttttaaaagaaaaaatccaaGGATTTTGGCATTGTTcaagatttaatggaatttgtaaaaatatccatattACAtatatgcctgaatctttgaatttatatatatttaaaaaaacataggtattttgagaattttaacaagatttaacgaaaaatcctaacgaatatatgaaattgaaaaaaaaaagaagttgaaagatgaatatactaaattgattctttttaaagtttaagggtatgattacaaaagtgataaaagatcaggaGTTGTAAGTAGAATTTtcttagcattactctttcttttATCGGTCAGTTTTGGCTTAAAGTACGGCACaaaatttatgttatttgtgtggattttcattttcatttaggATGGGGGAGACATTAATCGTGGAAGAAAGTTGGAGAAAATGAGTGGAAGGATAGAGATGAAGAAGGTCGATTTTGCATACCCAAGCCGCCCGGAGACCTTAGTGTTACACCAATTTAGTTTGGAGGTGAAAGTAGGTATGAGCGTTGGAGTTGTAGGGAAAAGTGGAGGAGGGAAATCAACGGTAATTGGATTGATCCAAAGGTTTTACGATGTTGAGAGGGGGTCCGTGAGAGTAGATGGGGTGGACATAAGGGAACTGGATATTCAATGGTACAGGAGGCATACGGCGCTAGTCAGCCAAGAGCCTGTCATATATGCCGGCACCATCCGCGACAACATTTTGTTTGGGAAGCTCGACGCGTTGGAGAATGAGGTGGTCGATGCTGCCAGGGCAGCTAACGCTCATGATTTTATCTCGtaagtattttttaataagagcaatgttatttaataaactgCTATAAAACTGTCATGCATAAATAAATGAGATTGTTATGGTAGTTTTatagcagtctactaaataacattactcttttgttAATGGTCAGCAACTCAACATTTCAAACCGTTATTTGTGAAGTGGGTCCAAGTAATTGGTTTTTCTTGAAATTGCCATGGGTTTAATTAGTTTGGGCTTTGACAAACTAGAACATTGACAAATTTTCATCAAACAATCACATTACTAATTTagatttttagtaatttgttacttgaattgctagcaatttaaatagtaaatgtGAGAGAGCCCATATAAGACTCAAAGGTTCAAACAAATGAGCGTGTTGCTCAAGACCTGCTTGGACTAGTGAAtatgttttgttagttttatatgATTAGGTTGGCCCAAATGTTGACTTTACTACTTTGTTGTAGATCGCTGAAAGATGGGTATGGAACAGAATGCGGCGAAAGGGGAGTGCAATTGTCAGGAGGGCAAAAGCAAAGAATAGCAATAGCAAGAGCCATACTACGGAACCCAATAGTACTACTGCTAGATGAGGCAACAAGCGCTCTTGACGTGCAATCGGAGCAAGTTGTTCAAGAAGCATTGGATAGAATCATGGTTGGAAGGACAACAATTGTGGTAGCACATAGACTTAACACGATAAAACAGCTCGATTCGATCGCCGTCGTGGCAAACGGGAAGGTGGCGGAGCAAGGAACCTATGCTCAGCTCAAGAGCAAGCGGGGTGCCTTCTTTAGCCTTGCTAGCCTTCAAACATACCAACCACTTGGAAAAACTATATGATGGTGGGTGGGCATTGATGTAAAATTAATGTTGGCGCttaaaaaatatggaaaaaaacTAGACTTTGTATCAATATAAGTAGATGCATGTTAAATGTACTATTTGAACTCACTTAATTATTTGTTGCACCTCTCAATTAATTAGGTTGTTCTTGGGTGTGTCTTTATCCATTTTTAGTAACAAAAAATGAACtccgagaaaaaaaaagggaggggggtgggggggaaaGAAAAGACATAAGATGTGCAGAATGTTTTTTCCTACTTAATTAGGacaattaataataacaatttgCGACTTTGGTGTATTAATCCTCCCATCAATGAGCAAAagctttcatttatttttcattttttatgggAATAAACCCGTTATGGGAGTGGATTTGTGGAATTAGGCCTTCCTCTGTCACTTgccagaaaaataaaagtcaaagtaaaattgaatataaaatactCCATGCTAAGTAATAAAGTTAAAGAatgtaaaataacaaatattaattCTTCCATGCAGGAGTATGCATGCAGCTGCCTGCAACAATTCTTTGATGAGGAACCTGCCGAAATCTACTTGATCATTTCACCTTAATGCGCAGAGTCGGCTTTGAGGGGAATATAATAAGGATTCACGATAATTATTTGTCTTGATTGTTagcaatttaataaataatatgagAGATTTTATATACGACGTATTTGTTCAATTAAATTTTGAAGTGTCTGGCCACTTAATTAatgtttataattaataatcgTAATAACAGTGTGAAAaggccccaaaaaaaaaaaagaacgtaCATCAAATTTTTGCGGAGTATTTGATGAGAAACATTAATAATTGAAAGCTAAGAGAAGATCAGAAAAATACCGGTACTGGTGCCTTTGAACTCCTGAAGATACCTACCCGGCCAGCTTAATTAGTGTCCTGAAGTGGGGTACTTTTCTTCCTACGTAGACAAATTAAATAGCCCAAAGTGATTATAATTTTGGAATtcgaaagaaaattaataatgaacaaggtttaatttaattaatgaaaataaccaaTTTCATATAATGCATGCATGCCACTCACAATATTTCTTCTATGATATCGATATACTTTGACGACTTGCTGAAATACATGTTAATAACACTCTCCATGCATGAAGTTGTGGTTGTCCTTATCCCCCATCCGATCTCCTCTAATATTGTGAAATGGTACGTACTCATTGAGGATTTCCTGTAATAATCCCACATTTAATGGAAACTATATCTTTTAGTAATTGATCGATCTTCCATTGTTCACAATCTCTGTACTTTCACCAGTACTTGCATGTTTGGTAACAGAAAAAATAACTTCTTTTagtgagaaaaattaaaaacatccTTATTTCCTATCAAGTCACAAGGTAGAAAGACGGGGgggcaaaataaaataaaattaagtggtgaaaactactaaaaaaaaaaagcaaacctCATCAAAGAGGGATTGCCTCAAGGTGGCAATCTGCTGTTGCAACTTGCAAGGAATTAATTAGTATCCATTCTCACAAAAAACCGAGAGATTAAAACAATGCAACTAGCAGGAGCAAGTTGAACTGTTGAAGGCTTGAATGCTGCAGTACTGGGAAGCCACAGAGGAGAATATATAGccggaaaaaaataaaataaaattaaaggaaaacatTTGTTTAAGTATGTATTAATTGGTTCTAACGAGTCAGATTACAACTTCTATATTGGAAAAATGAATTGTTATTCAGGAGATAACAGCCGCTTAGTAACATTAACCGAGAGGCAAAAATTAGAGTAAACATATACAAAGCATGACTATAATGAGACATAGGAAATATATATGTGATGAACAATCATTTAGAAAATATGACACAACAATTCTGTGATAAGGAGCTAGCCATCTCATAAATCTGACAATTAAGGAGTGAAATAGACAGCTGCCATGCATGTTAGGAATAACATTACTGGACTTAAAGATTAATTGAAGTGTCAAAGTATCCCATTTTGCGAATTTAACtagtctttaaaaaaaaaaaattacaatatctTTCTGTCTTTCTTCAAggatcaggaaaaaaaaacgaTGGAATTATTAATAATATACTTTAAAGTTTGTAGATTTTGATTGATTTCAAAATTGGCCCCCACAGAGATTTAAACATAATCATGAGTTCactaccataaaaaaaaaaaaacacctaaatTTTCTGACCGACTACTGCTGTTGTGtcagaggattttttttttttcctaacatgCCTTTACTAACGTGTTGGACACGTCATTAATAAGGTTGTCAAGAAAACCAAATACTGATGTGGCAAAATATGCCACATCACCTTATAATGACATGGCCACTTTTGCCATGTCACAAATTGATTTGTGGCGTGGCAATTACACCACGTCACTTATCGATGACACGTCACCAAATATCATAACATGGCATAATGCAACATCATTGATTTATGTGAGGACGCATTTTGCCACATCACCAACATTAGTGACGTGACATTTCAGCCATGTCGAGATGCCGTGTCACCACAAATAGTGACGTGGCAATTAAGCCATGTCACAATTCTTGTGACGTGGCAATCAAGACACGTCAGCATAAGTAGTGACATGgcaagtattaaaaaaaatgattttatttttattttttttcgttatcCGAAATAGATTTCTAACATTTATTGTCGGTTAACCTAGTAGACAATTTACATTTCTATTaattcatcaacaatcacaacaaaTTACACACccaaaaattcataaaacaatCACAACACAAGTGTAATTTACATTTAATTTCCACTATTCCACATCAATATCTGTCATAGTCatgaacaaattaataatacagtttattaaacatatataagttataaagaaactaaacaaattaattatcttttcttAAATGTGCCTAAATCTTTGCCTTTTCTAGTCTCATTGCCACATACCAATCTTTACTGAACCATCTTCTCCACCTCCCCCAACAACAGCAATTCATTCAAACCAAATCACAAAATCAATGGTAATAAGTAGGTGCGAAAAATCAACAGTAATTAGAATGGTCCaaaggttttttgatgtttaaAATAGATGAGATGGACAAACGGGAACCCGTTATTTAACGGTAACAAATGCACACAAAACttgttggcaaaaaaaaaaaaagaaaaaaaaagaaagtaaaagttCATGACCTATATTTTTTGGGATATTGTTTGTGCATGTATGCACGGAGTTTCTAGATCTATTACACCGGATCGAGATACAAAATTTATGAGCCATTTTTGGAAGAGCTTGTGGAAAAAGATGGGAACAAGCTTAATTTTAGTAGTGCCTACTACGTACCCCTAAACGAATGGTTAGACTAAGATTGTAAAATGGAGCTTGGtaaatcttttgaaaagttTAGTTGGAAATAAGCTAAAGCAGTGAGACGTGGCTTTATCATAGACGGAGTTCGCTTACAACTGGTCCAAGAACAAAACGACTCGGCGGAGCCATTTTGAGATCGTGTATGGGCAGAATTTGTTAGGAGTACTTGACTTGGCACCAGTTCCTCATATCGGTAGATTGAGTATTAGGGTTGATGAGATGATAGATTATCTTCAATGAGTTTATGATCAAGTCAAGAAAGCGATAGAAGATGGCAATGCCACGTACAAAGCACACTCTGACAACCACATATGCAAGGTAACTTTTGAGGTTGGTGATTTGGTTTGGGTTGTACTCATACGTGATTGCTTCTCTGTCGGTGAGTATAATTAACAAGCTGTCGGAGAGGAAGATTGGGCCTTGTGAGATTCTACAGAAGATAATTGATAATGCATACCGAATATGTCTTCCAAGTTATTTAAATACCTACGATGTGTTCAACGTGAAATACTTGACTCCATATTTTGTTAATGCTAACAAAGACAACTTGAGCTCAAGGGCAAGTTCTTTTCAACCTGGGGAGACTTACGTAGGAGAAGACTAACAttagtgttattttatttatgtatttatattttagtttttcttttccattagaATTgggttattattttttcaattaagcatatgtattttatttttccttttcaatagGCCAGGATTgtgttttcctttttcaattatgcatgtgtgttttagtttttctttttaataaggattaatatatattgggctttccttttccattagttattaggttttttcttttccaattaggATTTATTTAGCTTTTTCCTATATAAGAGAAACACACTCAATGAGACAAAtcagttttgaagtatcaattaaatttccGTCTCTTAGAGTTATTTCTCTGTTTACTTATTTGGGGCAACtatgatttttctctttcctatttgtttttcgtttttttttccttcttgaatttcattttcaatattCAATTCTTGGTTTTTGCTACTATCATACGCTAACAATCTTAATTATGTCCGGCATCGGTAGTCATACAATTAAGCACCATAAATGAAATTTGTTGGTTACTATAGAGTAATGCCTACAAAATTAATGTTGTAGTCTACACGTGagagaggaaaacaaaaatccaaataaGGCTAgctaatataatatgaaaatttattaaagTTCAAAGGTATATATGTAACCTTTATTACAGCCAGACTTGGCAAAGGAACCTAGTttccaacaaataacaattgGCTTTTATTCAATATTATTGAGTACTATTATAGAAATGGTGAACTTGAACATAGATCGATGTGATCCGCCAAAACCAGTCGTTACCGCTAACCATTAATATTATTGCGGCTACTAGATGACTGATCAGCAAGACTAGCTTGTCGCAACAGctgcaaaacaaacataaatcaAATCGACGTGCATGCAAGTCGCTTATTTAAAATGTACGTCCTCCAACTGAAGCGAGAAAATTAATTGTCTATGTATTTAATTTGTGTGTGTGAAAGACAGACCTCTAGATAGGCTTCCACTTTGTTCTTCAGGGTCTTATAGTCTTGTTTCAGCCTCTCGAATGCAGCCCTACACCTGCGCTCATACTGATGGACTCGTCAATATATAATTGCCTATTTGTGTGCATGACAGTCGTATATATAACGGTCTAttaaatatcattatttttagTATTAATTAACGACACCTCAAAGTTGAACTTCAATATGTTTTTGAAACGACGTTAACtatacaagtatatatatattatcaatctTGGGATCAGCATAATGATGAACTTTATTTTAGTCTAAAAATCACATTGAGAAAGAAAGATAAACGGATAAAACTATATTTAGTACTACAACAATTGCTGAAGAAAATTAAGGATTCTAAGTGGGTTAAGTATAAACATTACCCCTCCATGTCGCCTCCCCAATAACAGGCCTCCATTTTAAAGACTTCAATATTCACCTTATGAACACCAATGCTGcatataaaataatgattttttttcttctaatataTCATAATAATAGTGAGAAtggacccaaaaagaaaaaagaaaaaaaagagtaatatttGTAGTTCCTTTCAGTGATGATATTTGTTATATATAGACGTAGGCTCCTACCGTTCATTCTTGCGTCTGAACTCTAGAAAATAGTCCATCACTATAATCCGATCAACTGAGGTGTCCTCCCTATGTACACAAATATAGCccattgttaatatatataattactacACTTCTGCAGCTTATTgttgttaatttattaaatatggcATAATATATTTGTCAAAGCGCGATGTTAAAACTTGCAATTCAAAAAGTGcggtttgaaaatgtgatttttagaaACACAGTTAAGCATTTAGTATAATCGCAGTTTGGGCCTTTAAAA
The Alnus glutinosa chromosome 14, dhAlnGlut1.1, whole genome shotgun sequence genome window above contains:
- the LOC133857193 gene encoding putative ABC transporter B family member 8 gives rise to the protein MASPEKGGMRRKDKISIAIIFRYADGVDIMLMLLGTAGAIGDGMSTNCLLVFASRLMNNLGYGKTQQNRGNFMDEVEKCSLYFVYLGLAVMVAAFMEGYCWSKTSERQVLKIRYKYLEAVLRQEVGFFDSQEATTAEIINSISKDTSLIQEVLSEKAPKFLMHSSVFFSGLAFSTYFSWRLSLAAFPTLLVLIIPGMIYGKYLLYLSKKSYEEYNKSNTIIEQALSSIKTVLSFTAERIIVEKYSSILDRTTSLGIKQGIAKGLAVGSTGLSFAIWALLAWYGSHLVMYKGESGGRIYAAGISFILSGLSLGMALPDVKYFTEASVAATRIFDRINRVPLIDGENTKGIVLDNIRGEIEFEYVKFTYPSRPDSIVLKDFNLKIGAGKTVALVGASGSGKSTAIALVQRFYDADDGVVRIDGVDIKSLQLKWIRGKMGLVSQEHALFGTSIKDNIRFGKLDATMDEVTAAAMAANAHNFIRQLPEGYETKVGERGGLLSGGQKQRIAIARAIIKNPVILLLDEATSALDSESEALVQTALDQASMGRTTLVVAHKLSTVRNADLIAVVGGGCIIEIGSHNDLINQKNGHYAKLAKLQRQFSCDGQDQSSEVRVSSVARSSSSRLSTARSSPLFSKSPFTVDNLPPPVVSHPTPSFFRLLSLNTPEWKQALIGSLSAIAFGAVQPVYALTIGGMIAAFFAESHEEMRARIRTYSLIFSSLTLVSITMNLLQHYNFAYMGERLTKRIRLRMLEKILTFETAWFDEEQNSSGALCSRLSNEASMVKSLVADRVSLIVQTTSAVTIAMIMGLVVAWKLALVMIAVQPLTILCFYTRKVLLSSSSTNFVKAQNQSTQIAVEAVYNHRIVTSFGSVGKVLQLFDEAQEAPRKEARKKSWLAGIGMGSAQCLTFMSWALDFWYGGTLVEKREIAAGDVFKTFFILVSTGKVIADAGSMTSDLAKGATAVASVFKILDRQSLIPGSYIDGGDINRGRKLEKMSGRIEMKKVDFAYPSRPETLVLHQFSLEVKVGMSVGVVGKSGGGKSTVIGLIQRFYDVERGSVRVDGVDIRELDIQWYRRHTALVSQEPVIYAGTIRDNILFGKLDALENEVVDAARAANAHDFISSLKDGYGTECGERGVQLSGGQKQRIAIARAILRNPIVLLLDEATSALDVQSEQVVQEALDRIMVGRTTIVVAHRLNTIKQLDSIAVVANGKVAEQGTYAQLKSKRGAFFSLASLQTYQPLGKTI